CTTGACAATCACAGGGAAAATCATCAACTCGATAATCTTGGAAACAACCTTCGTGTCAATCGAAATCGTGTAAATGTTTTTGTAAAGGTCAATGAAACCTTTGACTGTCCACTCGCCAGTATCTGTCGAGACAAGAGAGAAGAACTCTGTAAAGCAGGTTTCCAACGATTCCTTGAATTTATCTTTCATTGGAGGCAAAAGTAAAGTTCTCTCAGAATAGTTCGTGGTATCAAATGAAACTTCCGGCTTCTGCCTACTTTTGCGCCCGTTTTTGAAAAGGTCATTATCAGTCATTCGAAGAAGTCATTGAAGTCTTTTTTCAAAAATTGATTTCAAAATAATGACTCCGAATGACCTTAATGACCCTTATTGACCATTTCGTTCATGTCCAATTTCCTTTCAGAACTCCATCGCCGCCGCACCTTCGCCATCGTCGCCCACCCCGACGCGGGCAAAACGACTTTGACCGAAAAACTGCTCCTGTTTGGCGGCGCCATCCAGACCGCCGGCGCGGTGAAAAGCAACAAAATCAAAAAAAGCACCGTGTCGGACTTTATGGAAATCGAGCGGCAACGCGGTATTTCCGTGAGTACCTCGGTCATGGGTTTCGAGTACAGAGACTTGCAAATCAACATCTTGGACACGCCGGGCCACGAGGATTTTGCTGAAGACACTTACCGGACTTTGACTGCCGTTGACTCGGCCATCGTGGTGGTGGACGTGGCGAACGGCGTGGAAAAGCAGACCGAAAAACTTACCAAAGTCTGCCGGATGCGCGACACGCCGCTCATCTTCTTTGTCAATAAAATGGACCGCGAGGGCAAAGATGCGTTCGACTTGCTGGACGAAATCGAGCAAAAATTAGATGTGAAAGTGCGTCCTCTTTCGTGGCCGATTGGCATGGGGCAAAGGTTCAAAGGCGTGTATAATTTGTACGAGCGGAAACTCGTGCTGTTCAACCCGCACGGCAAGCAGGAGGACGAGGAAATCATTGTGTTTGAAGACCTCGCAAACCCCGATTTGGAAAAACACATCGGCGAAAGCGCCGCCCGCGAACTGCGCCACGACGTGGAAGTCATCGAAACCGTCTATCCGCCTTTCAAAATCAAGGACTACCAATCGGGCGCGATTTGCCCCGTGTTTTTCGGCTCGGCGGTGAATAATTTTGGCGTGAAAGAACTTTTGGATTGTTTCGTCGAAATCGCCCCTACCCCACTCCCGCGCGAGGCCGAAGAACGCCTCGTGGAGCCGGAAGAGCCGAAAATGAGCGGCTTCGTGTTCAAGATTTTTGCCAACATGGACCCACGCCACCGCGACCGCATCGCTTTCCTGCGCATCTGCTCCGGCAAGTTTGAACGAAACAAAAACTACCGCCACATCCGGCTGGGGCGCGACATGAAATTTCCCAACCCTACGATGTTCATGGCCTCGAAAAAGACTTTGCTGGAAGAGGCCTACCCCGGCGACGTGGTGGGTCTCTACGATTCGGGCAATTTCAAAATCGGCGACACGCTGACGGAGGGCGAAATGCTGCATTTCAAAGGGATTCCCTCTTTTTCGCCCGAACAGTTCCGCTATGTCGAGAACGCCGACCCGATGAAACAGAAGCAATTTGCCAAAGGTCTCGACCAACTCATGGACGAGGGCGTGGCGCAAATGTTCACTCGCCAGAGCGACGGTCGGCGCATCATCGGCACGGTGGGTCAACTGCAATTCGAGGTCATCCAGCACCGCCTCGAAAGCGAGTACGGCGCGAAATGCCGCTACGAACCCGTGAATCTGCACAAAGCCTGCTGGGTGAGCGCGACCGACCCGAAGGCGCTCGAAGAATTCCTCGAGCGCCGCAAACGCGACATCGCCAAAGACAGCGAGGGGCAGTTGGTTTTCCTTGCCGAAACCCCGTGGATTCTGCAAACGGCGCAGGAGAACTTTCCGAAAATCAGGTTTTCGTTTACGAGTGAAGGGTGAAAGGCTCGACAAGATGCCCTATATTTGCACAAAGATTTAAAAAAGGAGGTGCTTATGCACAACTTGGCCGAACGCAAACAAGAACTTATCCAAGAGGTGTCGCAAATCAGCGACGAGCAGGAATTTGCTCAATTGGAAGAGACGCTTCGCAAAATCAAGGCGCGACAGGAACGCATCCGAAAATATCGCAGACCCATGCCGAAAAAGACC
This genomic interval from Saprospiraceae bacterium contains the following:
- a CDS encoding peptide chain release factor 3 — encoded protein: MSNFLSELHRRRTFAIVAHPDAGKTTLTEKLLLFGGAIQTAGAVKSNKIKKSTVSDFMEIERQRGISVSTSVMGFEYRDLQINILDTPGHEDFAEDTYRTLTAVDSAIVVVDVANGVEKQTEKLTKVCRMRDTPLIFFVNKMDREGKDAFDLLDEIEQKLDVKVRPLSWPIGMGQRFKGVYNLYERKLVLFNPHGKQEDEEIIVFEDLANPDLEKHIGESAARELRHDVEVIETVYPPFKIKDYQSGAICPVFFGSAVNNFGVKELLDCFVEIAPTPLPREAEERLVEPEEPKMSGFVFKIFANMDPRHRDRIAFLRICSGKFERNKNYRHIRLGRDMKFPNPTMFMASKKTLLEEAYPGDVVGLYDSGNFKIGDTLTEGEMLHFKGIPSFSPEQFRYVENADPMKQKQFAKGLDQLMDEGVAQMFTRQSDGRRIIGTVGQLQFEVIQHRLESEYGAKCRYEPVNLHKACWVSATDPKALEEFLERRKRDIAKDSEGQLVFLAETPWILQTAQENFPKIRFSFTSEG